One genomic segment of Arachis duranensis cultivar V14167 chromosome 4, aradu.V14167.gnm2.J7QH, whole genome shotgun sequence includes these proteins:
- the LOC107485801 gene encoding uncharacterized protein LOC107485801 codes for MAGRINSLVSSLPKFGHAGATIARARVWNPRVFAAVTPRPIQVPPHNKAEGTAPGTDGMTRQETTETVFNSMNDTTQQDKSYSTAEHVAHRAVDKAGEMANQVSQTAQNISEKAKQTMQEAWDTTKSTANRAAAHTITDKAKQTMQDAWASTRNSANRAADSVLEKAQDSADAVKENAEAIRRNIKKN; via the exons atggCAGGAAGAATTAATAGCCTAGTTAGCTCCCTCCCCAAGTTTGGGCATGCTGGTGCAACCATTGCTAGAGCTCGTGTATGGAACCCTAGGGTTTTTGCAGCTGTTACCCCTAGGCCTATCCAA GTACCACCCCATAATAAGGCAGAAGGCACAGCACCTGGTACTGATGGCATGACGAGGCAAGAAACAACTGAAACTGTTTTTAACAGCATGAATGATACTACCCAGCAAGACAAGTCTTATTCCACAGCTGAACAT GTGGCACACAGGGCAGTAGACAAGGCAGGAGAAATGGCAAATCAAGTGTCACAAACAGCACAAAACATAAGTGAGAAAGCAAAACAAACAATGCAAGAAGCATGGGACACAACAAAGAGCACAGCCAATAGGGCAGCAGCACATACCATCACTGATAAGGCAAAGCAAACCATGCAAGATGCTTGGGCATCTACCCGCAACTCTGCTAATAGGGCTGCTGATTCTGTTCTTGAAAAGGCTCAAGATTCTGCTGATGCTGTCAAGGAAAATGCTGAGGCTATAAGGAGGAACATCAAGAAGAACTAA